In one Polaribacter sp. ALD11 genomic region, the following are encoded:
- a CDS encoding diacylglycerol kinase family protein — translation MKNPNDSFIRGRIRSLKFAFRGTWLLITTEDSIKVQVCVAIIATILGFYFNISNVEWMLQFLAIGMVLVAESLNTAVEKVADFVHPDFHVKIGFIKDIAAGAPTFAGIISLIIAGFIYIPKISLLF, via the coding sequence ATGAAAAACCCAAATGATAGTTTTATTAGAGGAAGAATACGCAGTTTAAAATTTGCTTTTAGGGGTACCTGGTTGCTAATAACTACAGAAGACAGTATAAAGGTACAAGTCTGTGTTGCAATTATTGCAACAATTTTGGGCTTCTATTTTAATATTTCTAATGTAGAATGGATGCTTCAGTTTTTAGCAATAGGAATGGTTCTTGTCGCAGAATCTTTAAACACTGCTGTAGAAAAAGTGGCTGATTTTGTGCATCCAGATTTTCATGTGAAAATAGGTTTTATAAAAGATATTGCAGCGGGTGCACCAACATTTGCAGGAATCATCTCTTTAATTATTGCAGGGTTTATTTATATACCAAAAATTAGTTTATTATTTTAG
- a CDS encoding DNA translocase FtsK yields the protein MAKRKPSTKKTTETSKKKPTIFAFLKTKQAQTIFGIFLMLFSLFLCIAFISFFFNWQEDQSTLHQLTNRAVKSNNLLGKIGANLSHFFIYKGFGIAAFTISFQLFLTGLNVLFQSKLSKIIISWNWGLVAMVLISVTLGFLHEEFALLSGIVGFEINAYLQDFIGKTGLAIILIFFFLAYIILRYKVNFDHFINQVKQKRIERAEKQAADILLKPEEKTEEKAVSIKTDSEKISETISLTSDKKEKSEFEKSVIDLKPTISKHSDVPTKKEALKLTVEDNTAPISDTEILKEEEEPIVEIDVAISREEKSVAENLSDKLVKDFGEFDPTLELANFKFPTFNLLKQYNETISIDPEELEANKDRIVETLKNYKIGIAEIKATVGPTITLYEIVPEAGIRISKIKNLEDDIALSLSALGIRIIAPIPGKGTIGIEVPNKKSTIVSMHSVISSKKFQESTMELPIALGKTISNETFVVDLAKMPHLLMAGATGQGKSVGLNAVLTSLLYKKHPAEVKFILVDPKKVELTLFNKIERHYLAKLPDVEEAIITDTTKVVHTLNSLCIEMDNRYDLLKAAMVRNIKEYNTKFKARKLNPNDGHQFLPYIVLVIDEFADLIMTAGKEVETPIARLAQLARAIGIHLIVATQRPSVNVITGIIKANFPARIAFRVTSKIDSRTILDAGGADQLIGRGDLLYTAGNSLNRIQCAFVDTPEVEKITDFIGSQKAYADAYLLPEYVDDESGTSIDIDIADRDKLFRDACEIIVTAQQGSASLLQRKLKLGYNRAGRLIDQLEAAGIVGGFEGSKARQVLVPDFVALDALLENEKKI from the coding sequence ATGGCTAAAAGAAAACCTAGCACAAAAAAGACCACAGAAACATCTAAAAAAAAACCAACTATTTTTGCTTTTTTAAAAACAAAACAAGCACAAACAATTTTTGGCATTTTTCTAATGTTGTTCTCTCTTTTTTTATGCATCGCTTTCATTTCTTTCTTTTTTAATTGGCAAGAAGACCAAAGTACTCTTCATCAATTGACCAATAGAGCTGTAAAAAGCAATAACTTATTAGGAAAAATTGGAGCAAACTTAAGCCACTTTTTTATCTATAAAGGTTTTGGTATTGCAGCATTTACAATATCATTTCAACTATTTTTAACAGGATTAAATGTTTTATTTCAAAGTAAATTATCTAAAATAATAATTTCTTGGAACTGGGGTTTAGTTGCCATGGTTTTAATTTCTGTAACCTTAGGTTTTTTACATGAAGAATTCGCACTTTTATCTGGTATTGTTGGTTTTGAAATTAATGCATATCTTCAAGATTTTATAGGTAAAACAGGTTTAGCAATTATTTTAATATTTTTCTTTTTAGCCTACATCATTTTGCGTTACAAGGTTAATTTCGATCATTTTATAAATCAAGTAAAACAGAAAAGAATAGAAAGAGCCGAAAAACAGGCAGCTGATATTCTATTGAAGCCAGAAGAAAAAACAGAAGAAAAAGCAGTTTCTATAAAGACGGATTCAGAAAAAATATCTGAAACTATTTCTTTAACTTCGGATAAAAAAGAGAAATCAGAATTTGAAAAATCTGTTATCGATTTAAAACCTACTATTTCTAAGCATTCTGATGTTCCCACTAAGAAAGAAGCCCTTAAATTAACTGTAGAAGACAACACAGCACCTATTTCAGATACTGAAATTTTAAAAGAAGAAGAAGAACCTATTGTAGAGATTGATGTTGCTATTAGCAGAGAAGAAAAAAGTGTAGCCGAAAATTTGTCAGATAAATTGGTAAAAGATTTTGGTGAATTTGACCCAACTTTAGAATTGGCTAATTTTAAGTTTCCTACCTTTAATTTATTAAAACAATATAATGAAACAATTTCTATAGATCCTGAAGAATTAGAAGCTAATAAGGATAGAATTGTAGAGACTTTAAAAAACTACAAGATTGGTATTGCAGAAATTAAAGCAACTGTGGGCCCAACAATTACGTTGTATGAAATTGTACCAGAAGCAGGAATTAGAATTTCAAAAATTAAGAACTTAGAAGATGATATTGCATTGTCTTTATCTGCATTAGGAATAAGAATTATCGCACCAATTCCTGGAAAAGGAACTATTGGTATCGAAGTACCCAATAAAAAATCGACCATTGTATCTATGCATTCTGTTATTTCTTCAAAGAAATTTCAAGAATCTACTATGGAATTACCCATTGCTTTAGGAAAAACAATTTCTAACGAAACATTTGTAGTTGATCTTGCAAAAATGCCGCATTTATTAATGGCGGGTGCAACAGGACAAGGTAAATCTGTTGGTTTAAATGCCGTTTTAACGTCACTTTTGTATAAAAAACACCCTGCAGAAGTCAAGTTTATCTTAGTCGACCCAAAGAAGGTAGAGCTTACATTGTTCAATAAAATTGAACGTCATTATTTAGCAAAATTACCAGACGTAGAAGAAGCAATTATTACAGATACCACTAAGGTTGTACATACATTAAATTCTCTTTGTATTGAAATGGACAACCGTTATGATTTGCTAAAAGCAGCAATGGTTCGTAATATAAAAGAGTACAATACAAAGTTTAAGGCACGTAAATTAAATCCGAATGACGGCCATCAATTTTTACCATACATTGTTTTGGTTATTGATGAGTTTGCAGATTTAATTATGACTGCTGGTAAGGAGGTAGAAACACCAATTGCACGTTTAGCACAACTTGCCAGAGCAATTGGTATTCATTTAATTGTAGCAACCCAAAGACCTTCTGTAAATGTAATTACAGGTATTATTAAAGCAAATTTTCCTGCAAGAATTGCATTTAGAGTAACATCTAAAATAGACTCTAGAACCATTTTAGATGCTGGCGGCGCAGATCAATTAATTGGTAGAGGAGATTTATTATATACAGCAGGTAACAGTTTAAATAGAATACAGTGTGCTTTTGTAGATACGCCAGAAGTTGAGAAAATTACCGATTTTATTGGTTCTCAAAAAGCATACGCAGATGCTTATTTATTACCAGAATACGTAGATGATGAAAGTGGCACAAGTATTGATATAGATATTGCAGATAGAGACAAACTATTTAGAGATGCTTGTGAAATTATAGTAACAGCACAACAAGGTTCTGCCTCTCTTTTACAAAGAAAATTAAAATTAGGCTACAATAGAGCTGGTAGGTTAATCGACCAGTTAGAAGCTGCCGGTATTGTTGGTGGTTTTGAAGGTAGTAAAGCAAGACAGGTTTTAGTACCAGATTTTGTAGCCTTAGACGCATTATTAGAAAACGAAAAAAAAATATAA
- a CDS encoding LptF/LptG family permease has protein sequence MKILDKYILKTFLVPFAATFLIVLFVLVMQLLWQTFENIAGKGISIGFIFKFLYYTSLSIVPQALPIAVLLSSIMALGSLGENYEFAAAKSAGISLQRLVRPLIFLTLILSGINFLFLNNIFPYAILKQQNLYYNIKKKKPALALVPGSFNSDLPNYQIKFDEKYGKEKNLLKNVLIYDLSSRKGNQKVITAERGKIISEEGSRYMTFILYDGYYYEDHTKSSKSNAKKQKMPASQATFKEYEFNIDISDLVGDGALDEERFKNSYKMLKLEQLNDTIPVLKTSYNDLLLSRANSISSISKSNQLYKYSDSLKTKNIDTISTLDNFDLKNKISILNGSKTKMNSALTNVKNNIDNIKRKRKTLNYFDSEYYGRIALSFSCLILFFIGAPLGSIIRKGGFGLPMILAIGIYVIYFFGNTMGKNLAEESSISSLLGSWISAMVMIPFGIFLTRRATKDKGLFNIDTILNPIKNLFLKFKSKKDI, from the coding sequence ATGAAAATTTTAGATAAATACATCTTAAAAACATTCTTAGTACCTTTTGCTGCTACATTCTTAATTGTTTTATTTGTCTTAGTAATGCAATTACTTTGGCAAACTTTCGAAAACATAGCTGGTAAAGGTATTAGTATAGGTTTTATTTTTAAATTTTTATACTATACATCGCTTAGTATTGTGCCGCAAGCACTACCAATTGCAGTATTACTCTCTTCTATTATGGCTTTAGGTAGTTTAGGAGAAAACTATGAGTTTGCTGCAGCAAAATCTGCAGGAATTTCATTGCAACGTTTAGTTAGACCACTTATCTTTCTTACACTTATTTTAAGCGGAATCAATTTTTTATTTTTGAATAACATTTTTCCGTATGCAATACTAAAGCAACAAAATTTATACTATAATATTAAAAAGAAAAAGCCAGCTTTAGCATTGGTTCCTGGTAGTTTTAATAGCGATTTACCTAATTATCAAATTAAATTTGATGAGAAATATGGGAAGGAAAAAAACTTACTAAAGAATGTTTTAATCTACGATTTAAGTTCTAGAAAAGGAAATCAGAAAGTAATTACTGCAGAAAGAGGCAAAATAATTTCTGAAGAAGGTAGTAGATATATGACTTTTATCTTATATGATGGTTATTATTACGAAGACCACACAAAATCTTCAAAATCTAACGCTAAGAAACAAAAAATGCCTGCCTCACAAGCAACATTTAAAGAATATGAATTTAATATAGATATTTCTGATTTAGTTGGTGATGGTGCTTTAGACGAAGAACGTTTTAAGAACAGTTATAAGATGCTTAAGCTAGAGCAACTTAATGACACCATTCCTGTTCTGAAGACTTCTTATAACGATTTGTTACTATCTAGAGCTAATAGTATTTCATCGATATCTAAATCAAACCAATTATATAAATATTCAGATTCTTTAAAAACAAAAAATATAGATACAATTAGTACCCTTGATAACTTTGACCTAAAAAATAAAATTAGTATTTTAAATGGATCAAAAACAAAGATGAATAGTGCACTTACAAACGTAAAAAATAATATAGATAATATTAAAAGGAAAAGAAAAACATTAAACTATTTCGATTCTGAATATTATGGTAGAATCGCCTTGTCTTTCTCTTGCTTAATCCTATTTTTTATTGGTGCTCCTCTAGGGTCTATTATTAGAAAAGGTGGTTTTGGCCTACCAATGATCTTAGCAATAGGTATTTACGTTATTTACTTCTTTGGAAACACCATGGGAAAAAACTTAGCAGAAGAAAGCTCAATTTCTTCTTTATTAGGATCTTGGATTTCTGCAATGGTTATGATTCCTTTCGGAATTTTCTTAACAAGAAGAGCTACTAAAGACAAAGGATTATTTAATATTGATACAATTCTAAACCCAATTAAAAATTTATTTCTAAAATTTAAGTCTAAAAAAGACATATAA
- a CDS encoding outer membrane lipoprotein carrier protein LolA: MKKTGILFLSLFITTITFSQNDVKAKSLLDDVSTKMGAYKNMYIGFSQTLSNEDAGIKEGDEPPIRGEINLKGEKYSLNYLGNQFIYDGKKLYVINHDEKEISISDSDLSGDDGFIYPSKLLTFYKEGYNLEMGELKNIKGRDIQFVTLNPIDSNSEIVKVELGIDAKTKHIYKLIQTGANASKTTFTITKFKKNEDLSQNFFSFNKAKYLNQNYTID; the protein is encoded by the coding sequence ATGAAAAAAACAGGAATCTTATTTTTAAGTCTTTTTATAACAACCATTACATTTTCACAAAATGATGTGAAAGCAAAATCTTTATTAGATGATGTTTCTACTAAAATGGGCGCTTACAAAAATATGTATATTGGTTTTAGCCAAACCTTAAGTAATGAAGATGCAGGCATAAAAGAAGGTGATGAACCACCAATTAGAGGAGAAATTAATTTAAAAGGAGAAAAATATAGCTTAAATTATTTAGGTAATCAGTTTATTTATGATGGTAAAAAACTATATGTAATTAACCATGATGAAAAGGAGATTTCTATTTCAGATAGCGATTTAAGTGGAGATGATGGTTTTATTTATCCTTCTAAATTATTAACCTTTTACAAAGAAGGCTACAACTTAGAAATGGGAGAATTAAAAAATATTAAGGGCAGAGACATTCAGTTTGTAACTCTAAATCCTATCGATAGTAATTCAGAAATTGTAAAAGTAGAATTAGGTATCGATGCAAAGACAAAGCACATCTATAAATTAATTCAAACAGGTGCAAATGCATCAAAAACTACGTTTACTATTACCAAATTTAAAAAGAATGAGGACTTATCTCAGAACTTTTTCTCTTTTAACAAAGCAAAATATCTAAATCAAAATTACACAATAGATTAA